GGGTCGAAGTCGTTGCTTTTCGTAGGCGGCTTTGGCAGTTCGCACCCGTCGCTAACCAATGTGGCGTTCGGAGATGGCAACGTGCGCGTGCTTTCCAACTCGATCGATGCGCAAGTTCTCCAGCAACTCGGGCACCGCGCCGATGGCAAGTTGCTCGACGCTGCCGGCTGGTGATCGCCGCCGTGGGCTACGGTACCACGGCAATCCGCTTCCGCTGCGTCGTGATGGCACCGCGAGCATCGATGCACTCCAAGCGCATCATCGATCCATGGAGGGGAACGGCACGATGACTTTTTAGTAACGTTGTCAAACTGGGACGACGTATTGATCTGGGGACTGTGTGTTCGTCTTGTCGCCATTCGATTGGCGAGTACATTGGCGGCAGCATCCACGATCGAAGCGTTCCTCATCGATCTCTCGCACGCATTGTTGCCTGCCGTTTTGTGTCACTCCCACGTCGTGCGAGGTCCTGATGATGTCTACCGCCAATGCCGGGCAGGCCGATGCGAAAGCCAAAACGAAAATCGTCGCCACGATCGGTCCCGCCTGTGAAGGCCCCGAGCGACTCACGGAACTCGTGCTGGCCGGCGTCGACGTGTTTCGCCTGAATACGGCGCACGGCGACGTGGCCGAGCACACGGCTCGCGTGGCAGACATCAGGCGCGTGAGCCGGGAACTCGAACGGCCGATCGCAATTCTTGTCGATTTAGGCGGACCCAAGATCCGCTTGGGCGATCTGCCCGGCGACCTGCTCGATTGCCCACTGGGTGCTGAGTTCCGCTTTGTGCGTGGCCAGCGCGGCAATGAACCGAACGAGCTCGTGACTACTTACGCGCCATTGGTCGACGAGCTGCAACCCAATAATCGCGTGATGCTGGCCGACGGCACCGTGGTCATGCGCGTGATCGCGCGCGAGCCGAACGCTGCCGTCTGTCGCGTGGTGCAGCCTGGCATTGTGCGCAGCCGGCAGGGGGTGAATCTGCCCGGCGTGAAGCTCAGCACGCCGGCGCTGACCGATGCCGATCGTACTTTTGCCGCCTGGGCCGCCGAAGTCGACGCGGACTTTGTTGGCCTCAGCTTCGTGCGCGACGCGGCCGACGTACACGAGCTGAAGAGCCTGCTGAAATCCAAGGGATCGCACGGCCAGGTGATCGCCAAGATCGAAAAGCCCGAGGCGCTGGAGCAACTGACAGCCATCGTGCAGGCGGCCGACGGCCTGATGATTGCCCGCGGCGACTTGGGGGTGGAGATCGACGTGGCCCGGGTGCCGGTCGTGCAAAAACAGATCATCGCGCTCGCGAATGCCTATCAAAAGCCGGTGATAACCGCGACCCAGATGCTGGACAGCATGCAGCATTCGTCGCGTCCGACGCGGGCGGAAGCTAGCGACGTGGCCAACGCTATTTTCGATGGCACCGATGCCTGCATGCTGTCCGGCGAAACGGCGATCGGCAAGCATCCGCGCGAAGCGGTGGAAATGATGAATCGTATCGCCTTGGTGACTGAGGAAGCCTCGGTCACGGTCGAGCATCGCATCGCTACGCCGACCAAGAATGCCGAGGGCCTGCACCAGATCACGGCCGCGGTAGTGGCCGGAGCCGGCTTAATGGCGCAGCAGATACACGCCCGGTTGATCGTGTGCGTGAGCCAAACGGGAGCGACGGCGCTAGCGCTCTCGAAGCAACGCAACTATGTGCCGACGGTCGGTGTGAGTCCAGTCGACGCCACGCTGCGCAAGATGTGCATGTACTGGGGTGTGAACCCGCTGCCCGGTACGCACGCTTCCTCGCGGCCGGATCTAATTGCGCAAATCGCGCTGTGGGGACGCAGCGAAGGTTTGCTGGCCCACGGCGACCGCATCATTCTCGTGACCGGAACTCAGACCAATATTACCGGTCACAACCACGTCATGGTTTATGAAATGACGTAGGGATCGCCGTCGTCGCATGGTCGCATTCTTAAGTTCAGTGCCCTCAGTGATGCACTCGAACTTGAGTGCAACGACGCAGCATGGCCGGAAGCTGGTGTGCTGGGCAATCACCAGGGCTCGCATCATGGCGCCTTGTGATCCTTGCGGCGGATGAGCACGACCCAGTCTGATTCTGGATCAGCCGGTGGTGGACCAAGCGGTTGCTTCGCCCCGCCAGTTATTGCGACGGCGTCTCCTGCGAACTGGCCCGTGCGCGGGTTGTACCAGCGTTGCTCGGCCGCGCCAGAGAGAGTGGCCAGGTCCAACGTGCCTGTGGGGGATGCGGTCGGCAGATACACGGCGTAGATCTCGCCCTGTTTGGCAAAGACTTGCGGACCCAGCGGAATCGACTTGCCGCGTCCGACGCCGAGCGGAATCGTGCCGGCGTCTTGCGACAATTCGTCGGCAGGCTCCATTTCCCAAAACGGAAGTTGCTCCTCCATGAAACGCCGCGCATACCACAGGTATTGCCACAGCTTGTCGCGCTCGGGCGTTTTGAAGTTGTCGGTCTTTAACAAGTCGTCAAGGATGAACTCGATCATGCCGCCCGAGAAATAGGTGGGCCAGATCTTCTCGCGGCGGTGCCCCTCGGCGTCGTCGACAGGAATATGCGAGGCCCGCTGGCCACGATCCAACGTGAATTCGTCCAGGCTGACGGGCAGCGGCCGGCCGGCCGCCTCTGTCGCGCGACGAACGGCCTCGGTCACCTCGTGGATGGGACGCTGGTTCAACTGGATCGACGTCATCGAGAAGCGCGGGTCGCCAAAGGTGAAACGCAATTTCTCGACCGGATCCCCCGCGCTGTGCACCGTGACCGGATGGTCGTAAGGATCGAGGGCGCAAACATAGTCAGCGAAGGCGCGCACGCGGTCGGCCCCAAAATCGAATTGCAGATTGTATTCCTCGCACAGATTCCATTGCAAAGCCACATGATGGCCGAAGCGGGCGATCATCTCCCGGTAAAACAGCTTGCGTTCGGGCCCGAGTTCGCCATCGTCGAGCTCCTTCTTATTGGCTTCTTCGGCCTCGTTGAATACGAAATGCAGAAAGATACCCAGGCGCTGGGCATGGCCAAAAACGATCTCCCATTGGCGCAGTTTTCCCACGTCGTAATGCAAGTTGTTATTGCTCGCGTTACCACGCGGAGCCTGGGGGCTGGTAAAAGGCCAGGTGTTTTTACCGTCGCCGCCGATGTTCATCGGTAGAAAGTAGATGCTGTTCACATGGCGGCCGGCCAAATAGTTGAGCGCGCCGATGATTGCGCGCCCTTTGCCGTCCGCCCAATCCGGATCTCCGGGGCGCCAATCTTCTACGTGAGCGGCATAGCGGTGCGACGGCGGGGTATTGTTAAAGCCGACATAGCCCAGGAAATCCTCGGGCTCGTCGGTGCCCCCGCGCAGCCAGTAGGGGCCGTCCTGAAATTTCAGATAGTGCTTGCCGACATAACGCAGCGCGCCCCATTTTAAGAATCCTGGCGCCTGCGGATCGCGCGGCGCGACGTCGATGGTACCGGTCAGCGGGGGCGAGGTCCATGCTGCGCCTGCCTCGGGCTCGAGTTGAATGGCAACGCCCGCGCCCTGCCGGAAGCTGGCCGTGTATTGCCAGCGGCCCGCCGCCGCGGGAGTGAACCGCACGCGCCATACGTTTCCTTGCGGCCCTCCTTGTCCGTCGCCATCAAAAAAACCGGGCACGCTCAGCCGCTCGCCCGATGGCCCAACGAATGTCGCCTGCAAACGGAAGTCGAGAAAAGGATTGGGTGATGTATTGGTCTCGGCGGCCTGCGGACCTGGCATGGTCAGTGTGATCGGATACCAAACGATCGGCTCTCCCTCGACGACGACCTGTGCCGAGGCGGCACCGGCCGTTAACAATAACGATGCGAGTATGAATCTTGCCACCAGCACAGGTTTCTCCTCTTTGCGATGCGGCCGGGCGGATTGCGCGAACTTCTCACGAGCGACCAAGGCGCGTGATGCTCTCATTGGTCGGGCGTCGCGGCGGGGGTTGCGGCAGCCACGATCAGTTTCAGCCGCTCGTTCATCACGCAGTCGGACTTGCCCGGTTCGATTTGCCCCCAATCCGCCTCGGCCGCCACGACGACCAGCTTCAGGCTGGGGATGATCAGCGAACAGTTGCCGCGATGCCCAAGTGACATGAAAGCGTCTGGCGGGGCGTCGGGCCAGGTGCGACGGTCCATATGGTCGCGACCGGTGTCGTTGAACCACCAATTGAATCCATAAATGCCGGCGCCGAAATTGCTGCCGTGCTTCGACTCGCCGCCGTAGCTGCCGATGCCCAGATAATCATTCGTCGCTGCATCGACAGACACTGGCAGATCCTTCGGCACGCTGGGGTGCATGTACTCGTCAAAGTATGCGGCCGGCAAAAGCTGTTTGTCCCCCCAGCGCCCGTGGTTTAGCCACAACCATGCGATGCGGGCAAAATCGCGGACCGAGGCAATCATCCGGCGGTTGGATTTGCGGAACGAAAACCGATCCTCCAGCCCGAGAGCGCCAAACCGTTGTGGATCATGAAAGACCTCTTCCGGCACGCCTTGGAATACCTTGTCGAACAACGTCTTCTGATAAAGCTGAATGGCGTAGTCGTTATAGGCCCACGCCTGGCCGGGCTCTTCGGGGCGAGCATAGCCGCTGGTCATGCTGGCCAGGTGCCGGAACTTCATCGTGCGATCTTTGGGGAGCAGGTCCCAGCCGAAGTCGGCAATCGGCTGATCGACGCTGCGGACCTTGCCCTCCTGGATGGCGAAAAACAGCAGCGTGCTGAGCACCGGCTTGGCCGACGAGAAAACGTCGGACTTCTCCGATTGCGAACCCCAGGTCTTGACGACGTAACCATCTTTGATGACGCAGCCGCGACTGCCAAGTGCCGTGGCCACTTCATCGAGGAGAGCAGCAGAGAGCCCCAACTCGGCCGGTGCCTTTGTCTGCCAATGTTCTGCGGGGAAAACGGTTTCCGCGCCGCTGACCTCCACACTCAGGCAAGAAAGTTGGGCGGAGCAGATGAGTAACGCCATTGCGAAAGTTCGCGGACGGACTCGTTGACGATAAATATTCATTGAAGGAGCTCTCATTGACGAAATCGTGCTTGTCGGTCCGAGAGAGGGAAGCTCGGGCAGCTTTTCACAGCCACCAGGCGAAGCGATCATTGCTTAGCGGGCTGCGTCGCGAGCCACTCGTCATAACCTTTGTTCTTGCGATCGCCAAGGTACTTGTAGGCGTCGAAGATCGCTCCCTGCCCCAGCGTGCGAGGATCCTCTTCGGCGCGGAGCATCGTTTCCAGCCGGCTTCGCAGCGCGCGCAACGCGTCTTGATGCTTTGGATCCGTGGCAAGGTTGTGCAGGCATGCCGGATCGTCGGCGACGCGATACAACTCCTCGGCCGGACGTTTGCCGAATGCCAGGTCGTAGTAGCGTCCACGCGTTTCGACCAAGAGCGTCTTGGTCGGTCCGTCGTCGCAGTTGCCAAGCCCCGTCTCGGGATTACAGGCGGGCCAACGGTCGGGCTCGAAATTGTGGACAAACAAATATTCGGGTGTGCGAATGGCGCGGACCGGATAGCCCTCGTCATGAGGTCGGCCCAGATCGTGCCGCTCCTTGCCGATCAGCATCACGGTCCGCTGTGGATCGACCAGGCCGGATTTATCTGAAGTGAGAGTCTCCAAAAAACTACGGCCGCTCATCTGCGACGATGGCGGCAATCCGGCTGCTGCCAGGAAGGTGGGAGCGAAATCGCGCACATTGATAAAGTCGTCGATCACGCGGCCGGCCGGCACACGTTTGCCCCAGCGAATGGCCAGCGGCAGGTGAAACCCATCTTCGTAGATTTGTCCTTTGACGCGCGGGAAGGGCATGCCGTGATCCGACGTGATCACAATCAGCGTGTTATCTAATTCGCCCGCCGCCTCGAGCACCGCGATCGCGCGTCCGAACTGCTCGTCGCCCCATTCGACTTCTAGCGCGTAATCCAGCAGATCGCGTCGCACGATATCGTCGTCAGGCAAATACGCCGGGACGACGGCATCGCTCGGTTGTCGTCCAGCGCGCAGGCCCGCATCACGATCGTAGGCGCGATGGGGCTCAGTGGTCCCGAGCCAGAAGCAGAACGGTTGCCCTGCTTTCCGTTCGGCCAGAAAATCAGCAAAATTTTTGGCCAGGTCGCGGTTCGAAACATTTTTTAGCGGGGGCGTAAGCTGGCGGCGGTTGTATTCGTGGCCGGCCGGGTTGTGTGCGAAGCCGCCGTGCTTCCAATCACCGGGCCCCCAGCCTTTGCCGGTGCAGCCCACGTGATAACCGGCCTCTTCGAGCAGCGAGGGATAAACCGCGAATTTGGAAGGGAACAGCCCAAAATGGCAACTCGCTTCTTCCAACTGCCAGGTACTACGGCCTGTCAGGATACTTGCGCGACAGGGACTGCACTTTGGATTGTTCGTGAAGCAGTTTCTGAATAGCACGCCCTCGCGTGCCATCCGGTCGAACGTAGGCGTTTTGACCCATGTGCAGCCAGACGCACCGGCATGCTGCCAGCCCCAATCATCGGCGATCATAAAGAGAATATTGGGGCGCTGCGGATGAGTGTCGTCCGCGCTGCAAGGGGGCGGCGTTAGGACCAACGACAAAAGCAGGCATGATAACAGGCGAAAGTCCGACATGGCGGAGAGCTGCCAGGGGCTGAGTTCTGCGAGACCCGTCGAGCCGAGTCGCACAATTATGACCTCGCCGCGGTGCCGCGTCGAGTTGGCCGACAGATCCCGCACGAAGCGCGATCAGATCGCGAAGCGACGTACGGAACATCAGAACCTGCGGGCAGGCACCATCTCAGGCCGTCACGCGTGCGGCAGAGCCGCGAACAACGCGGCCAGCTCGCGCTCATAATGTCTCCAACGCGCTACCGAGCGCGTGTAGATCGGCTCGCGGACCTGGGTGCTACTGGCAGTGCGGATCGGTCGTTGCGTGCGATGAAACGCCAGACAAGCCGGTTCCCAATCAACGCCGCAGGCAGTCAACAACCGGCGCGCCACGGGCTCGAGATCAGCGACCGCGTCTTCGTAGTCGACTTCATGAATCGTCACGGGTAACGTGGCACGCCAATGTTCCATGATGCGGAGATATTGCCTAAAGCGCGAGGCGATGTCCCCGAAATCGTTGGCCCAACGGACGTCGACAAAATCGGTCATCCAGCACGAGACCGCCACGTCGCGCAGCTCGCGGCGGCAATGGATGATCACGCTGTTGGGGAACATCGTCGCGATGAGCCCCAGGTGCAGGTAATTCTCGGGCATTTTGTCGACCACGCGTTTAGCACGACCGCCGTCGAGTGCGCCGAGTCGCTCTAAGTAATGCCCTGCTAGCAGCCGCAAGCCCGGCGCATTGAGATGTTCGACACAGTCCAGCGGCAGCTCCTGGCGACAGAGAAGCGAAGGCACCGCGTCGAGCGTCTCTTGCGCCAAACGCAGTTCTCCGGCGCCGTGAATCTGTGAATGGCTGGCCAATACTTGTTCTAGCAAGGTTGTGCCCGAGCGTGGCAGCCCAACGATGAACACGGGCCGGCCAGTATCGAGCCCCGCGCCGGCCATGCGAGCGAAGAACGGTCGATCGAAGGTCCGCATGATATGGTCGACGAATTGCGCATGGTCGGCCGGGCGATAGGCGGCGTGATCAGGACGTGAATTCCGTCGCAGAGCATTGGCCTGTTGCGCCAAATCCGCAGCGCGTTCGTACTTGTTCTGAGCATCGTAGACATGTGCCAAGGCAAACGACAATTCAGCGCGCGAATCATCAGAGAGCTGCAAACCAGCCAATAGATTCTCTAGATCCGTGCGATCCGCGTCCGGCAAGCGGCCACGCAGCAAAGTTGCCAGGCGGGCGTGGGGCAGCGGGGAGGTGGGTTGCAATTCACGGGCGGCGCGGAATGCCTGTTCCGCCGCAGACAGCTCGCCCAGTTGCTCGTGCATGCCGCCGAGATTCACTTTTGCTTCGGTGAATTCGGGGCGCAGTTCCAAGACGCGCCGGTAGCAGGCCGCCGCTTCCTGGAGCCGGTCTTGGTCCCGCAAGACATTTCCCAAGTTGTTATGCGCCTCGGCGAAGTCCGGCTTGATCTGCAAGGCGCGATGAAAGCAATCGACTGCTTCCGGCAACTGTCCCTGTTCGCGCAAGGTGTTGCCCAAGTTGCTGTGTGCCTCGGCAAAGTCCGGTTTGATTGCGACGGCCCGGCGGTAGCAGGCGATCGCTTCCTGCTGGCGCCCTTGTGATTTGAGGCAATCCGCCAGGTTGTAAAGTGCGTCGACGTAGTCAGGTTGAAGGGCGAGCGCCTGGCGATAGCAAGCCTCGGCCTCGGCCAGCTTGCCTTGAGTGTACAGGGTGACACCGAGATTGTTGTGCGCCTCGGCATAGGCTGGTTTGATTGCCAGCGCGCGGCGGTAACAAGCTACCGCATCGTCGAGCTTGGCTTGGATTTTGAATGCGTTGCCCAGGTTGTTATGCGCCTCTGCGAATTCAGGCCGCAGTTGCAAGGCCCGACGGTAGCAAGCCACTGCGTCGTCCACCTTTCCCTGCGCCTTATAGAGGTTTCCCAGGTTGCTATGCGCCTCGACCAAGTCGGGCTGAAGCGCAAGCGCGCGCTGGTAGCTGGCGGCCGCTTCGTCCCCATGGCCGAGCGATTGCAGGGCATTACCGAGATTGATGTAGAAAGGGGCCGCGGTGGCACGGAGGCCAATGGCGCGCGAAATATATTCGACGGCCCGCTCGTGTTGGCCCGATTCGTGCGATAGCACTCCCAGCAGGTGCAACGCGTCGGGCTGATCCGGGTCGGCGTCGAGAACCTGCCGATAAAGCTGCTCGGCCTCGGCTCGACGCCCGGCCAGGTGATGTTGGAGCGCTATCGAGAGCGCTTCCAAGATTGTGGCCATAGACTCTTTCTGACGCAAAAACGGTTTCGGCTACTCCGCTTATGGCCACGATACCCCGCATGGTCGATTCGATGAAGTCCCCGCCTTAGGACCATGTAGGGCGGTGGCATGTCGCGCGCCGGCGACGATCAGGATTGCCAATGGTGCCGCATGGCTGCGCGAGCAACACATGGCGGCGCGGTGGGGGCCTTTACTTTTCCACGACCTTGACGTCCCCCGCGTCGTTCAACTCAGACAGATCGCACTGGATCACGTCCTCTTGCCCAGTGAAGTCGACCCACGCACCATCCTGCTTCTTTTTCAGCACCTGGATCCAGCCGTCGGCGCGTAGTCCGGTTTGTACGGCGGTCTTGATCGACTTGCCGTTTTCGTACAGGTAGCAAGAAATCTGATTGCCTAGTTCGACGACGGTCGCTTGCGGTATGGCGAGCGCGCCCGGCCGCTCGATGACCACCGTGCCATAGGCGTACATTCCCGGCAGCAACTTGGCGTTGGGATTCGACAGATCGATTTCAGCCCGCAATGTGCGGCTTTTCATGTTCAAGGCCCACGACGATCTGGTCACGGTCGCGGGGATATCGTCATTTTGAAACGCCGCCACACGTACCGTGGCCTTGGTGACTGGGCGGTCGTCGCCCGCTTTGCTGTCGACCTCGCTGACGATGTAGTTCGCTTCGGATTCGGGGACGTCGACGTAGATCCGCACGATGTCCGTTCTGGCCAAGACGTAAATCGGAGTGGCGCGGCTGGCCGCTTGATCGGGCGAGCGGCCCGATGCCGATGGATCGCCGGTAGCCGGCAGCACGAAGTCGCCTGTATTGGCGTTACGCAACACGACGATACTGTCGTAGGGCGCCGTGAGCTTGGTGTATCCATAGAGGGCGCCCACGCGTTTTTCATCGGCATCGGCGACCTTCAGCCGAGCCAGGGCGACGTCGACGTCGACCTTGGACTTGTCC
This sequence is a window from Pirellulales bacterium. Protein-coding genes within it:
- a CDS encoding serine hydrolase codes for the protein MALLICSAQLSCLSVEVSGAETVFPAEHWQTKAPAELGLSAALLDEVATALGSRGCVIKDGYVVKTWGSQSEKSDVFSSAKPVLSTLLFFAIQEGKVRSVDQPIADFGWDLLPKDRTMKFRHLASMTSGYARPEEPGQAWAYNDYAIQLYQKTLFDKVFQGVPEEVFHDPQRFGALGLEDRFSFRKSNRRMIASVRDFARIAWLWLNHGRWGDKQLLPAAYFDEYMHPSVPKDLPVSVDAATNDYLGIGSYGGESKHGSNFGAGIYGFNWWFNDTGRDHMDRRTWPDAPPDAFMSLGHRGNCSLIIPSLKLVVVAAEADWGQIEPGKSDCVMNERLKLIVAAATPAATPDQ
- a CDS encoding DUF5060 domain-containing protein, which gives rise to MRASRALVAREKFAQSARPHRKEEKPVLVARFILASLLLTAGAASAQVVVEGEPIVWYPITLTMPGPQAAETNTSPNPFLDFRLQATFVGPSGERLSVPGFFDGDGQGGPQGNVWRVRFTPAAAGRWQYTASFRQGAGVAIQLEPEAGAAWTSPPLTGTIDVAPRDPQAPGFLKWGALRYVGKHYLKFQDGPYWLRGGTDEPEDFLGYVGFNNTPPSHRYAAHVEDWRPGDPDWADGKGRAIIGALNYLAGRHVNSIYFLPMNIGGDGKNTWPFTSPQAPRGNASNNNLHYDVGKLRQWEIVFGHAQRLGIFLHFVFNEAEEANKKELDDGELGPERKLFYREMIARFGHHVALQWNLCEEYNLQFDFGADRVRAFADYVCALDPYDHPVTVHSAGDPVEKLRFTFGDPRFSMTSIQLNQRPIHEVTEAVRRATEAAGRPLPVSLDEFTLDRGQRASHIPVDDAEGHRREKIWPTYFSGGMIEFILDDLLKTDNFKTPERDKLWQYLWYARRFMEEQLPFWEMEPADELSQDAGTIPLGVGRGKSIPLGPQVFAKQGEIYAVYLPTASPTGTLDLATLSGAAEQRWYNPRTGQFAGDAVAITGGAKQPLGPPPADPESDWVVLIRRKDHKAP
- the pyk gene encoding pyruvate kinase, yielding MSTANAGQADAKAKTKIVATIGPACEGPERLTELVLAGVDVFRLNTAHGDVAEHTARVADIRRVSRELERPIAILVDLGGPKIRLGDLPGDLLDCPLGAEFRFVRGQRGNEPNELVTTYAPLVDELQPNNRVMLADGTVVMRVIAREPNAAVCRVVQPGIVRSRQGVNLPGVKLSTPALTDADRTFAAWAAEVDADFVGLSFVRDAADVHELKSLLKSKGSHGQVIAKIEKPEALEQLTAIVQAADGLMIARGDLGVEIDVARVPVVQKQIIALANAYQKPVITATQMLDSMQHSSRPTRAEASDVANAIFDGTDACMLSGETAIGKHPREAVEMMNRIALVTEEASVTVEHRIATPTKNAEGLHQITAAVVAGAGLMAQQIHARLIVCVSQTGATALALSKQRNYVPTVGVSPVDATLRKMCMYWGVNPLPGTHASSRPDLIAQIALWGRSEGLLAHGDRIILVTGTQTNITGHNHVMVYEMT
- a CDS encoding efflux RND transporter periplasmic adaptor subunit, whose product is MIRKQNDLALLLMLLTIGCAKKAPDATPTVSDIPSVHLVKPEKRDLTRQVGQPSFIDSYEQTAIYAKLPGYVLKWNVDIGDRTKKDELLATLFIPELEQEYNLKKAQVVMDQALIAQANKLVDVADGNLKAAVAKVSETQADVGKFEALVRRWDSEVDRQATMVAERVIDQQILGESRRQLESSRASKDAADAAVKTAEALQLARGADLDKSKVDVDVALARLKVADADEKRVGALYGYTKLTAPYDSIVVLRNANTGDFVLPATGDPSASGRSPDQAASRATPIYVLARTDIVRIYVDVPESEANYIVSEVDSKAGDDRPVTKATVRVAAFQNDDIPATVTRSSWALNMKSRTLRAEIDLSNPNAKLLPGMYAYGTVVIERPGALAIPQATVVELGNQISCYLYENGKSIKTAVQTGLRADGWIQVLKKKQDGAWVDFTGQEDVIQCDLSELNDAGDVKVVEK
- a CDS encoding sulfatase encodes the protein MSDFRLLSCLLLSLVLTPPPCSADDTHPQRPNILFMIADDWGWQHAGASGCTWVKTPTFDRMAREGVLFRNCFTNNPKCSPCRASILTGRSTWQLEEASCHFGLFPSKFAVYPSLLEEAGYHVGCTGKGWGPGDWKHGGFAHNPAGHEYNRRQLTPPLKNVSNRDLAKNFADFLAERKAGQPFCFWLGTTEPHRAYDRDAGLRAGRQPSDAVVPAYLPDDDIVRRDLLDYALEVEWGDEQFGRAIAVLEAAGELDNTLIVITSDHGMPFPRVKGQIYEDGFHLPLAIRWGKRVPAGRVIDDFINVRDFAPTFLAAAGLPPSSQMSGRSFLETLTSDKSGLVDPQRTVMLIGKERHDLGRPHDEGYPVRAIRTPEYLFVHNFEPDRWPACNPETGLGNCDDGPTKTLLVETRGRYYDLAFGKRPAEELYRVADDPACLHNLATDPKHQDALRALRSRLETMLRAEEDPRTLGQGAIFDAYKYLGDRKNKGYDEWLATQPAKQ
- a CDS encoding tetratricopeptide repeat protein translates to MATILEALSIALQHHLAGRRAEAEQLYRQVLDADPDQPDALHLLGVLSHESGQHERAVEYISRAIGLRATAAPFYINLGNALQSLGHGDEAAASYQRALALQPDLVEAHSNLGNLYKAQGKVDDAVACYRRALQLRPEFAEAHNNLGNAFKIQAKLDDAVACYRRALAIKPAYAEAHNNLGVTLYTQGKLAEAEACYRQALALQPDYVDALYNLADCLKSQGRQQEAIACYRRAVAIKPDFAEAHSNLGNTLREQGQLPEAVDCFHRALQIKPDFAEAHNNLGNVLRDQDRLQEAAACYRRVLELRPEFTEAKVNLGGMHEQLGELSAAEQAFRAARELQPTSPLPHARLATLLRGRLPDADRTDLENLLAGLQLSDDSRAELSFALAHVYDAQNKYERAADLAQQANALRRNSRPDHAAYRPADHAQFVDHIMRTFDRPFFARMAGAGLDTGRPVFIVGLPRSGTTLLEQVLASHSQIHGAGELRLAQETLDAVPSLLCRQELPLDCVEHLNAPGLRLLAGHYLERLGALDGGRAKRVVDKMPENYLHLGLIATMFPNSVIIHCRRELRDVAVSCWMTDFVDVRWANDFGDIASRFRQYLRIMEHWRATLPVTIHEVDYEDAVADLEPVARRLLTACGVDWEPACLAFHRTQRPIRTASSTQVREPIYTRSVARWRHYERELAALFAALPHA